The Prunus persica cultivar Lovell chromosome G8, Prunus_persica_NCBIv2, whole genome shotgun sequence genome includes a region encoding these proteins:
- the LOC18767849 gene encoding TMV resistance protein N has protein sequence MASSSQRAFTSATAVCPWKYEVFLSFRGEDTRRGFTDYLFKQLDWRGIRTFRDDPDLERGTDINPELLTAIEQSRFAIIVLSTNYASSSWCLRELTHIVQSEMERIFPIFYYVDPSDVRHQRGSFGAALVNHERNCGEDREEVLEWRNALKKVANLAGRNSKDYRYDTELITEIVDAVWDKVHPTFSLYDSSEILVGFDTKLKEIDLHLDTSANDVRFVGIWGMGGMGKTTLARLVYERISHSFEGSSFLANVREVYATHGLVPLQKQLLSNILKKVNIQVCDAYSGFTMIKRCLCNKKVLLILDDVDQSEQLEMLIREKDCFGLGSRIIITTRDERLLVEQGIEKIYKVLPLTQHEARHLFSKKAFQKDDLEEDYLELSKSFIKYAGGLPLALKTLGSFLYKRSQDEWKSALDKLKQAPDRKILKILKISYDGLEEMQKKIFLDVACFHKCDDKEEVIEILDSCGFVGARIGIHVLIEKSLLSLSDKCVSMHDLIQEMAWEIVRQESFDEPGGRSRLWLYRDILHVLTNNMGTEAIEGIVLRLHEFEAAHWNPEAFTKMCKLKLLKINNFRLSLGPKYLPNSLRFLEWSWYPSKCLPPSFQPVELAELRLRHSKIDHLWNGIKYMVKLKSIDLSYSENLTRTPDFTATQNLERLVFEGCTNLVKIHPSIASLKRLRVLNFKNCKSIKSLPSEVELESLETFDLSGCSKVKKIPEFVGEMKNFWKFSINFAGVEQMPSSIIPLIPNLKEIDMSGISMRDMSSALVPVKNIELPRSWHSFFSFGLFPRKNPDPVSLVLASLKDLRFLKRLNLEDCNLCEGAIPEDIGLLSSLEDLNLDGNHFVSLPASISGLSKLCRFTLKNCKRLQKLPSLPSNGGLRFRVNTQNCTSLKIFPDPQWMCSVTETWFTSFNCFSLVDHQGSSFIIYLTLKKFVQEIPRSLISFSIVIPGSEIPEWFNNQSVGDLLIETLPSDSNTKFVGFALCALFVPVHEISATAEEPMGHSIYFHCRYDLETNAGPIFIIPVDDDVASDHLWLILLSRQHFPLKSNWGPEIEIRFHFKVRSKPGKKTLVKGKKCGVRALYEQDAEELNRTMKQYSNRKNSNSSHIII, from the exons ATGGCATCGAGCAGCCAAAGGGCCTTCACTTCAGCTACTGCAGTTTGTCCATGGAAATACGAAGTGTTTTTGAGTTTCAGGGGTGAAGACACTCGCAGGGGTTTTACAGACTATTTATTCAAACAGTTGGACTGGCGAGGAATTAGAACTTTCAGGGATGATCCAGATCTTGAAAGAGGGACAGATATCAATCCGGAGCTTCTGACCGCGATTGAACAATCAAGGTTTGCAATCATAGTTCTTTCAACAAACTATGCTTCATCAAGTTGGTGTTTGCGTGAACTAACCCATATTGTTCAGTCCGAGATGGAGAGaattttcccaattttttattatgtgGATCCCTCTGATGTACGACATCAACGGGGGAGTTTTGGGGCAGCCCTCGTTAACCATGAAAGGAATTGTGGGGAAGACAGAGAGGAGGTGCTGGAGTGGAGAAatgctttaaaaaaagttgctaATCTCGCTGGGCGGAATTCAAAGGATTACAG GTATGATACAGAGCTTATCACAGAAATTGTTGATGCAGTGTGGGATAAAGTGCATCCCACATTTTCATTGTATGATTCCTCAGAGATATTAGTCGGATTTGATACTAAACTAAAGGAAATAGATCTGCATTTAGATACAAGCGCAAATGATGTGCGCTTTGTGGGGATATGGGGGATGGGCGGAATGGGTAAGACAACCCTAGCTAGATTAGTTTATGAGAGAATTTCTCATAGTTTTGAAGGTAGCAGCTTTCTTGCAAATGTCAGAGAGGTTTATGCAACACATGGTCTAGTTCCTTTACAGAAACAGCTTCTTTCCAATATCTTGAAGAAAGTAAATATACAAGTTTGTGATGCTTATAGTGGATTTACTATGATAAAGAGGTGTCTATGTAATAAAAAGGTTCTTCTCATTCTTGATGATGTAGATCAATCAGAGCAACTGGAAATGTTGATCAGAGAAAAAGACTGCTTTGGTTTGGGAAGTAGAATCATCATTACAACTAGAGATGAACGTTTGTTAGTCGAACAAGGGATAGAGAAGATATATAAGGTCTTGCCATTAACCCAACATGAAGCTCGTCATCTCTTTAGTAAGAAGGCCTTTCAAAAAGATGACCTTGAAGAAGATTATCTAGAACTGTCTAAAAGTTTCATAAAGTATGCAGGAGGTCTTCCATTAGCTCTTAAAACTTTGGGGTCTTTTTTGTACAAAAGAAGTCAAGATGAATGGAAGAGTGCACTAGATAAACTGAAGCAAGCTCCTGAcaggaaaattttgaaaattttgaaaataagctATGATGGACTAGAGGAAATGCAGAAGAAAATTTTTCTTGATGTTGCATGTTTCCATAAGTGTGATGACAAGGAAGAAGTGATTGAAATTCTAGACAGTTGTGGTTTTGTTGGCGCTCGTATTGGGATACATGTTCTTATTGAGAAATCTCTCTTGTCTCTTTCAGACAAGTGTGTGTCTATGCATGATTTGATACAAGAAATGGCATGGGAGATTGTTCGTCAAGAGTCTTTTGACGAGCCAGGTGGTCGCAGTCGCTTGTGGCTTTACAGGGACATCCTTCATGTACTCACGAACAATATG GGAACAGAAGCCATTGAAGGCATAGTCCTACGCTTACATGAATTTGAAGCGGCACACTGGAATCCTGAAGCATTCACTAAGATGTGTAAACTAAAGTTGCTCAAGATTAATAATTTTCGCCTTTCTTTGGGCCCAAAGTATCTTCCCAATTCCTTAAGGTTTCTGGAGTGGAGTTGGTATCCCTCCAAATGTCTGCCACCAAGTTTTCAACCTGTTGAGCTTGCTGAACTTCGTCTGCGGCATAGCAAAATTGATCACCTTTGGAATGGAATAAAG TACATGGTCAAGTTGAAATCTATTGATCTTAGTTACTCCGAGAACTTGACAAGGACCCCAGATTTCACAGCTACTCAGAATCTTGAGAGGCTGGTTTTTGAAGGTTGTACTAATCTTGTTAAGATTCATCCATCCATTGCCTCTCTCAAAAGACTGagagttttgaattttaaaaactgtAAAAGCATTAAGAGTCTCCCGAGTGAAGTAGAACTGGAATCTCTTGAAACATTTGATCTTTCTGGGTgctcaaaagtgaaaaagattcCAGAATTTGTGGGAGAAATGAAGAATTTTTGGAAGTTTTCTATAAACTTCGCTGGTGTTGAGCAAATGCCTTCATCAATTATACCTTTGATCCCGAATTTGAAGGAGATTGATATGAGTGGAATTTCTATGAGAGATATGTCATCCGCCCTGGTTCCAGTGAAAAATATTGAACTGCCTAGATCATGGCATTCTTTCTTCAGTTTTGGCTTATTTCCAAGAAAGAATCCTGACCCTGTGAGTCTGGTGTTAGCTTCGTTAAAAGATTTACGCTTTTTGAAGCGTCTAAATCTGGAGGACTGCAATCTTTGTGAAGGAGCAATACCTGAAGATATTGGTTTATTGTCCTCTTTAGAAGATTTAAATCTTGATGGAAACCATTTTGTTAGCCTTCCTGCAAGCATCAGTGGGCTTTCTAAGCTTTGTAGGTTCACATTGAAGAATTGCAAAAGGCTTCAAAAATTGCCAAGCCTTCCATCAAACGGAGGACTACGTTTTCGTGTAAACACGCAGAATTGTACTTCCTTGAAAATATTCCCAGATCCACAATGGATGTGCAGCGTAACTGAGACTTGGTTTACTTCTTTCAATTGCTTCAGTTTGGTTGACCATCAAGGTTCCAGTTTCATAATATATTTAACGCTGAAGAAATTCGTTCAG GAAATTCCTCGTTCTTTGATCTCCTTCAGTATTGTAATTCCTGGAAGTGAAATTCCTGAGTGGTTCAATAATCAAAGTGTGGGAGACCTACTAATTGAGACGCTACCTTCGGATTCTAATACCAAGTTTGTGGGGTTTGCTTTGTGTGCTCTATTTGTACCTGTCCACGAAATTTCAGCTACCGCTGAGGAACCAATGGGTCATTCAATCTATTTTCATTGCCGTTATGATTTAGAAACCAATGCGGGCCCCATTTTTATTATTCCAGTGGACGATGATGTAGCGTCCGATCACCTTTGGTTGATCCTCCTGTCTAGGCAACATTTCCCTTTGAAATCAAACTGGGGACCTGAAATCGAGATTCGGTTTCATTTCAAAGTAAGATCTAAACCTGGAAAGAAGACGTTGGTGAAGGGGAAGAAGTGTGGAGTCCGCGCACTGTATGAACAAGACGCGGAAGAGCTCAACCGAACAATGAAACAATATTCCAACAGAAAGAATTCTAACTCTTCCCATATTATCATATAA